CGCCCAGATCCTCTCCGGCATCGACTTCATCCACAAGAACGGCTTTCTCCATCTGAACATCAAGCCGTCGCGCATATATGTGGACTTCGAGCAGGACCCGCCGCAGGCACAGCTCACCGATTTCGGCTTCGCCGTGCCCATAGGCAAATACGAGGGCGAGAGTTCCGGCACCCTGCTCTACATGGCGCCGGAGGTCGTGATGAACCGAAAAGAGCTTATAGATGAGCGCGCCGACCTTTATTCCTTCGGGGTTACCATGTACACGAGCCTGACCGGCCGGTTCCCGCTCGAAAACAGGTTGAACGCCCGATCCGACAAAAGCGAGTTTGCAAGGATAGTGGACAAGGAGGAGAGCGTGAGGACCCCTCCGTCATTTTACAACAAACGCGTCCCGAAGGAACTTGACGAGCTCATCATAGGTCTACTCGAAAAAAAACCCGATAGGCGCAAATACGCGCACGCCGACGTGCTTCTGTCCGCATTCAACGAGCTGTGGCCCAAGGAGTGCTCCGGCATGACGCGCGAGGGCATAAGCAGCTTATCTTCCTATGACTGAGACATGAACCCCGACAAAATCGACCAATACACGATTCAGAGGCCCGCGATAGCCAAGGGCGGTTTCGGCGTGGTGCACGAAGCGACCTCGCCCGACGGCAGACGCATCGCCGTCAAGGTGCTCAACCGCGAAGCGGTGGAGATGCGCATCGAGCAGATGCTCAAGGCAAAGAACCCCGGCATCGAAAGAGACCTGGAGACCCTCAGGATAGAGACACAAAAAGCGTATGCTCAAAACGTAGAGCAGTTCAAGACCGAATACCAGTGGCTCACGAGGCTCAGACACCCCAACATAGCCGAGGTCATCGACATCGGTTGCCACGACGGCAGCTATTACATAGCGTCCGAATTCATCGACGGCTCACCCATCGCGGATTGCGTGAAAGGATGGAATCCGGAGGAGATGGTGCCGCTGTTCGTCCAGGCGCTCGCAGGGTTGGACTTCATCCACAGAAACGGCCTGATACACCTCGACATAAAATCGGCCAACATCCTGGTGAGGCGGTCGAACGGCGGCTACGACGTGAAGATAATAGACTTCGGACTGGCCATGACGCCCGACGAATACACGGGCAAGATAATGGGCACGATGTCCACGATGGCGCCGGAGGTGGCACTGGGGCTTACGGAAGAGGTGGACGGACGGGCCGATCTCTTCTCCATGGCCGCCGTCATGTACTTCTGCCTAACCTGGAGCGTATCCTTTCCTTATCCGAGGCCCAAGGCAACGAACAGGGAATCCGTTCGGCGCGTCATCGCCCGCGAGGAAACTCTCACGATCAGGCCGCCGTCGGAGGTGCATCACAGGCCGATCGAATTTCCGGAACATCTCGAGAAAGTGGTCATGAGGCTTTTGGCGCACAAGGCACGGGACCGCTTCTATCCCAACGCGCGAGCGGTGATAAACGCCCTGACGACCCAAAGGACCGAAGCCTTTGCAGACACGCCGGACACTCTCGGGGCCTACCTCAGGCCCGAGCACAACAGATACATAGGCAGGGATGACCTCGTTGCCCAAGTTTTAAGCGGGATAGAGACGCTCAAAAAAGGCGAGCCGCCCCCCTGCCCCATCGTAAGGATCGAGGGAGGCGAAGGCTTGGGCAAAACTCATTTTCTCCGTCTCGTTCACGACGCCGCAGGCCGGAACATCGAAAAAATTGCGCTGCACCATATCTCATTTCCGTCCGGCAACGACGCGGCCGTCGCCTGGGCAAACGCGTTGACCGAGGACCTAGCGAAAAACGAAAAACCGATCCTCGCGCTCGTCGACAACATCCACGAATGCGCGGGAATTTCCTACAAAGTCGCGGAGGCGATCCTCGGTTTCGTCCGCCTCGCAACGGAAAAGGCCCATTCGCCCGAAGTATACGCCGACATAAGGCCCGCGATGATCGTCTTCACCGTAAGCGACAACGCGCCGAGCGTGAAAGCCGCATCGGAGGGCATAGCTAATTTGATCGATGCGTCGAAAAAGGACTTTGAATTCGCAAGGATCGTCTCCCTCAAACCCTTTGGGGCAAAGGAGATCGACGAGTACCTCACATCGACGCCCGCGCTCGACGGAAAGCGCCCCGATGGAAGGCGCGTCGACGCACTCCTCAATCGCACTTCGGGAATCCCGCGCGAGATCGTGGAGACGCTCACCGAAATGGACAAACAGGGGATACTCTTCGACGCCGAGGGGGACATCGTCATACCCGACTTGGAAACAGGGATGGGAAGCGCGAAGGCCTCCAGGTCGACCGAAGAACGGCTGCTGGCGCAATACAGGGCTTTACCCGAGAACCAGCGCCGCATCTGCGAGATTATGGCATGTTGGCGCGCAAGGCCCATGCTACCCGCACCGACCATCGGAGACATCCTCTCCTTCTCCACGGGCGCGGCCAGGGGACAGGCGGTCAGGGCGCTCGTCCAAGCGGATGTCCTACATTACAACGCTGAAAACGATCGCTATTCCTTTGCAAACGACTTCATGGCCTCGGTCGTGCACGAAGCCATGGACGAAGCGTCGAGGGGCGAAATTCACCGAGCTATAGCGACGTTGCTCTCGCGCGACGCCCTCGCTGCCGAGGAATTTAGGGACGCCGTGGGGTATCACACGGCCTATTCGAACGATGCGAAGGCGGCCGCAAGGAGTTCGGCAAGCCTGGGAAGACGCCTCTTGTACGACGTCGGCAACATACCGGTGGCCATCGAGCTGCTCAATCGAGCATGCGATCTGACGAAGGAAAGCGATTGGAAGCTTTGGGCGTACGCGACAACCCTCCTGGCCGAGGCGCTCTCCCACGCGGAGAGACACGACGAAGCCGGCGAGGCCGTCCGCGAGGGCCTGAATCTCGTCGGAGAGAGGTCGATACAATGGAGGCTGGCGCTTGAGTCGAGGGGCATAGTCCATTTCCTCAACAAGGGGATGATGGACGAGGCTTTAGAGATGATCGAGAGAGCACAGAAAGATCTCGCCGCGACCCACGGCGCGATCACACGCCTTGCGTTCATGAATCTCAAAGGCAGGTATCACTACGAGATGGCGACTAGGGGAATGGGCGATACGACGGAGCATCTTAACCTGGCGCGCGAGATATTCGAGGACACGGCGCGAGCGGAACGCGAACTCCCCGAGGGGGCGAGGCGCAGGGTCTCGGGGGGCGGGCTTCACCTCGTCCACAAGCATATGGGACAATACGACCTGGCCGCGGAGGCGCTGGAAGAATACATTGAGGGACATGAGCTTACCGACTACGCCCTTGCAAACGCCTCCAGGGAGCTCGCCGAGCTCTATAGGGTGAGAAGGGAATACGACAAATCGCTCGAATACGCCGCAAAAGCCGCGGCACTGGCCAAAAAGAAGCACATGGGCAGGCTCCTGTTTCACGCGCTCGGAGCGCTGGCCAACCTTTATCACGACACCGACCGGTTCGAGAAATCCGTCGAAATAGACAACAGGAGGATAGCCGCAAGCGTTCACTTCAAAGATAAAATGGACTACAGGCGGATGGCGGCGAGGATATGGACCCACATGGGCCACTGTTACAAGGAACTCGGCCTGTGGGACAAGGCAGCGATTTATTTCGAGGCCGCGACGGGCCCGGAAGCGGAGGACTATTACAGGATGTCGGCGACCCAGGGGTTGGGAGAGGTATGCTACGAGAAAGGCGATTTGGAGGGGGCGTTCGCGCAGTTCGACCGGGCAAGGGAGCTTCTCGATAAATTCCCCGACGACGCGATTTCGCGGTCGTACCGATACAGGATATCCTACATAGAAGCGCAGGCGCACCTCAGAAGCGGCAGACCGGGCGACGCCCTCGCGCTCGTACCTCGGCTTCGGAAACTCGCCGGGAGCGACGAAGACAAGGCGAGGGATATCGATGAGCTGGAGAGACGAATGGTCGAGAGATAATTTTTCGAGGATCGTATATCACCATCTGTCAGATTAAGTCGTGACCAGTTCATATCAAGGGAGGAAAAGATACCAATAACAATCCGATTGTTATTGGTATTTTTCTCGCAATGGGTTCGATATTTCGAATTAAGTTTTATGTTCTTGGCTTTTGCGCTGTGACGACCGACTCGAGAGTTTTTTCCTCTTAAATGCAACGTAAACCATACCAATTGAAAACGAGAGAAGTAGCACTGAGATAACCAACCCAGCACCGCCACAGAAATTGCCATATCTTGCGACGAGACATCCAGTTCTGAAGTAGCTATAGATATCTCGAAGAATAAAAAGGAGGAACAATATCGATGCTAACCTCATCATTTTATCAGACTCTCCGAAGTCAATCGAAATTCATTTACAGACGATTGGGCATCATCATAAATTTCTCTTAATCCTTTTCCAAGCTCCGATCCTAAGTAATCAAACATTACAATAGATGGATCATTATTCGGAAACAGAGGAAAATTTGGATCAACAATACTTCCTGCGACTCCGCCAACAAATGCAGCACTCTGTTCTGGGTGTGTTAGTGCATATCCTGCAACACCTTGTACAGCGACTTCAGCTGCTGTGGTTAGCATGGTTTCTGCAGCCGCATCACCAACGCTAATCGCATATCCAACTCCAGCCGCAGTTTTCTCAGCTACAAGACTCGTAGCCGTATATGCTGCACGGCCAGCAGCCAATTCCGCACTTGCCGTATATGGTGCCAGTGCTACACCGGCATGCAAAGCAATTGGTGCCGCCGCCAGCGTTAGCAATCCTACACCAAGGCTCATTTCTAGCACACGTTCTTCTGGACTACGCGGTCCTACCCTTAAATTCTCCTGATATTGATCATGATAGACAAGCCTGTTTTCATGGAGCGCAGCATTATCTATCAACCCGTCTGGATCGACATAAGTCATGGGATTATCGCGCACGTATGTATATAAATTGGATGATGCCGTCTTTTCAATCGCGATTTTCGGCTCCTCCACAAACAACGGATCCGGGCTGATCCACCGCCCCATCTCCGGGTTGTAATACCGCTTGCCGAAGTAGATCAGGCCCGTCTCCTCGTCCAGCTCCTTGCCCGTATATACGTAGTCGACCTCTACCGCCTCGTTATCCGCTGTATCCGCGGCCTTTTCGAGGCCGTACGGATACCGGTTCTCCTCGTGGAGCACGTTGCCAAGGGAGTCGGTGACGATGTGGGCCGAGCCCAGGTGATCGTCCAGGTAATAGAT
The genomic region above belongs to bacterium and contains:
- a CDS encoding serine/threonine-protein kinase, giving the protein MNLKDEKRETDNWAIPHGMSLPENYEVMRQIRESLKWTAYLAKDGQGNKRTLTYVDDAKILERYKVSAFQRGLSPEEAEREAVKYAHEYKDRLLKMVENVRDLGNEHVAAIFGASYDKERDQLVIISDYTPGVDLAYAAEKLNPMQLVCIFAQILSGIDFIHKNGFLHLNIKPSRIYVDFEQDPPQAQLTDFGFAVPIGKYEGESSGTLLYMAPEVVMNRKELIDERADLYSFGVTMYTSLTGRFPLENRLNARSDKSEFARIVDKEESVRTPPSFYNKRVPKELDELIIGLLEKKPDRRKYAHADVLLSAFNELWPKECSGMTREGISSLSSYD
- a CDS encoding RHS repeat-associated core domain-containing protein, with product MYPMCNRLHALLFTFICCVPVAMWGVGGCSGGPGTQASLGEVTPQPGVIYYLDDHLGSAHIVTDSLGNVLHEENRYPYGLEKAADTADNEAVEVDYVYTGKELDEETGLIYFGKRYYNPEMGRWISPDPLFVEEPKIAIEKTASSNLYTYVRDNPMTYVDPDGLIDNAALHENRLVYHDQYQENLRVGPRSPEERVLEMSLGVGLLTLAAAPIALHAGVALAPYTASAELAAGRAAYTATSLVAEKTAAGVGYAISVGDAAAETMLTTAAEVAVQGVAGYALTHPEQSAAFVGGVAGSIVDPNFPLFPNNDPSIVMFDYLGSELGKGLREIYDDAQSSVNEFRLTSESLIK
- a CDS encoding protein kinase — protein: MNPDKIDQYTIQRPAIAKGGFGVVHEATSPDGRRIAVKVLNREAVEMRIEQMLKAKNPGIERDLETLRIETQKAYAQNVEQFKTEYQWLTRLRHPNIAEVIDIGCHDGSYYIASEFIDGSPIADCVKGWNPEEMVPLFVQALAGLDFIHRNGLIHLDIKSANILVRRSNGGYDVKIIDFGLAMTPDEYTGKIMGTMSTMAPEVALGLTEEVDGRADLFSMAAVMYFCLTWSVSFPYPRPKATNRESVRRVIAREETLTIRPPSEVHHRPIEFPEHLEKVVMRLLAHKARDRFYPNARAVINALTTQRTEAFADTPDTLGAYLRPEHNRYIGRDDLVAQVLSGIETLKKGEPPPCPIVRIEGGEGLGKTHFLRLVHDAAGRNIEKIALHHISFPSGNDAAVAWANALTEDLAKNEKPILALVDNIHECAGISYKVAEAILGFVRLATEKAHSPEVYADIRPAMIVFTVSDNAPSVKAASEGIANLIDASKKDFEFARIVSLKPFGAKEIDEYLTSTPALDGKRPDGRRVDALLNRTSGIPREIVETLTEMDKQGILFDAEGDIVIPDLETGMGSAKASRSTEERLLAQYRALPENQRRICEIMACWRARPMLPAPTIGDILSFSTGAARGQAVRALVQADVLHYNAENDRYSFANDFMASVVHEAMDEASRGEIHRAIATLLSRDALAAEEFRDAVGYHTAYSNDAKAAARSSASLGRRLLYDVGNIPVAIELLNRACDLTKESDWKLWAYATTLLAEALSHAERHDEAGEAVREGLNLVGERSIQWRLALESRGIVHFLNKGMMDEALEMIERAQKDLAATHGAITRLAFMNLKGRYHYEMATRGMGDTTEHLNLAREIFEDTARAERELPEGARRRVSGGGLHLVHKHMGQYDLAAEALEEYIEGHELTDYALANASRELAELYRVRREYDKSLEYAAKAAALAKKKHMGRLLFHALGALANLYHDTDRFEKSVEIDNRRIAASVHFKDKMDYRRMAARIWTHMGHCYKELGLWDKAAIYFEAATGPEAEDYYRMSATQGLGEVCYEKGDLEGAFAQFDRARELLDKFPDDAISRSYRYRISYIEAQAHLRSGRPGDALALVPRLRKLAGSDEDKARDIDELERRMVER